One Ahaetulla prasina isolate Xishuangbanna chromosome 10, ASM2864084v1, whole genome shotgun sequence genomic region harbors:
- the BLOC1S3 gene encoding biogenesis of lysosome-related organelles complex 1 subunit 3 isoform X1 encodes MRSRDPRTPGGGGWVSERASPCNGHMIRQVTPPSKRKWLFPTWEGDPEMISPRYKTVIQGEASETDSEEEINCSAASRAAFGNPSGVQVIGEASETDEEDEAGNLAGSKTEAKLITPDLPPLIVYRNEDSESPTAVEEKPALHIKHRGRYSSLLQQKLVESNARLYYDIHNTVKQVYQTAIKEIGAITGQLSNSQNGIINASHNIRLVLDDLRAVADKIDIINSCSLLPDIPIEVPSAHT; translated from the exons atgcgcagcagagatccACGCACCcccggcgggggtgggtgggtaagcgAGCGAGCGAGCCCGTGCAACGGTCACATGATCCGTCAGGTGACCCCCCCCTCCAAGAGGAAGTGGCTGTTTCCTACTTGGGAAG GTGATCCAGAAATGATCTCTCCAAGGTACAAAACCGTCATCCAGGGGGAAGCCTCCGAGACCGACTCGGAAGAAGAAATCAATTGTTCGGCTGCTTCTCGGGCTGCCTTTGGAAACCCTTCTGGAGttcaagtcattggggaagcctctGAGACAGACGAGGAAGATGAAGCCGGAAACCTCGCTGGATCGAAAACCGAGGCGAAATTGATCACGCCGGATTTACCACCCCTGATCGTTTACAGGAACGAAGATTCGGAGTCCCCCACGGCGGTCGAAGAGAAACCCGCCCTTCACATCAAACACCGGGGCCGATATAGCTCCCTCTTGCAGCAGAAGCTGGTGGAGAGTAACGCCCGTTTATACTACGACATCCACAACACCGTCAAACAGGTTTACCAAACCGCCATCAAGGAGATTGGAGCCATTACTGGACAGCTGAGCAATTCCCAAAACGGCATCATCAACGCTTCGCACAACATACGGCTGGTTCTGGACGACCTGCGGGCCGTGGCAGACAAAATAGACATTATTAACAGCTGCAGTTTGTTACCGGATATCCCGATAGAGGTGCCTTCGGCGCACACCTAA
- the BLOC1S3 gene encoding biogenesis of lysosome-related organelles complex 1 subunit 3 isoform X2, translating to MISPRYKTVIQGEASETDSEEEINCSAASRAAFGNPSGVQVIGEASETDEEDEAGNLAGSKTEAKLITPDLPPLIVYRNEDSESPTAVEEKPALHIKHRGRYSSLLQQKLVESNARLYYDIHNTVKQVYQTAIKEIGAITGQLSNSQNGIINASHNIRLVLDDLRAVADKIDIINSCSLLPDIPIEVPSAHT from the coding sequence ATGATCTCTCCAAGGTACAAAACCGTCATCCAGGGGGAAGCCTCCGAGACCGACTCGGAAGAAGAAATCAATTGTTCGGCTGCTTCTCGGGCTGCCTTTGGAAACCCTTCTGGAGttcaagtcattggggaagcctctGAGACAGACGAGGAAGATGAAGCCGGAAACCTCGCTGGATCGAAAACCGAGGCGAAATTGATCACGCCGGATTTACCACCCCTGATCGTTTACAGGAACGAAGATTCGGAGTCCCCCACGGCGGTCGAAGAGAAACCCGCCCTTCACATCAAACACCGGGGCCGATATAGCTCCCTCTTGCAGCAGAAGCTGGTGGAGAGTAACGCCCGTTTATACTACGACATCCACAACACCGTCAAACAGGTTTACCAAACCGCCATCAAGGAGATTGGAGCCATTACTGGACAGCTGAGCAATTCCCAAAACGGCATCATCAACGCTTCGCACAACATACGGCTGGTTCTGGACGACCTGCGGGCCGTGGCAGACAAAATAGACATTATTAACAGCTGCAGTTTGTTACCGGATATCCCGATAGAGGTGCCTTCGGCGCACACCTAA
- the CXCR3 gene encoding C-X-C chemokine receptor type 3: protein MADHIISYSEESMDFYNYSYYDCCLAEPCNFNPYEEFSERFLPPFYALIFLLGLGGNLMVIAVLLLDRVSLFGNDIFVFNLAIADILLVVTLPFWAAQAVLGWIFKDFFCKVIGSILKINFYASILFLICISFERYLSIVYVIRMYNRNKRFLIIYTTLLVWLVCFLLAVPDFMYLTAEFDSRQNATSCVLVFPQHSRKTWNIALIIINQVVAFLFPMIAMVYCYVHIILTLRRSKGFQKHKALKVILAVVVAFFLCWSPYHLVQFITTLHQLDLLVIDCQWGDNLDIASIVTTCLGFFHCCLNPLLYAFIGIKFRNKLLTVLRRFGCINQNYWNRHFRPSSQPRDSSWSESTDCSYTTF, encoded by the exons ATG GCTGATCATATCATCTCTTACAGTGAAGAATCGATGGACTTCTACAATTACAGCTATTACGACTGTTGCTTAGCCGAGCCGTGCAATTTTAACCCCTACGAGGAGTTTTCCGAGAGGTTTCTGCCTCCATTCTACGCCCTGATTTTCCTCCTGGGTCTCGGAGGCAACCTGATGGTCATCGCTGTCTTGCTCCTGGACCGAGTCTCCTTATTCGGGAACGACATCTTCGTCTTCAACTTGGCCATCGCGGACATTCTCCTGGTGGTGACCCTCCCCTTCTGGGCTGCCCAGGCCGTGCTCGGTTGGATCTTCAAGGACTTCTTCTGCAAGGTCATCGGCAGCATCCTGAAGATCAACTTCTACGCCAGCATCCTCTTCCTCATATGCATCAGTTTCGAGCGGTACCTCTCCATCGTCTACGTCATCCGGATGTACAACAGGAATAAGCGCTTCCTCATCATCTACACCACCTTGCTGGTTTGGCTCGTCTGCTTCCTGCTGGCGGTGCCCGACTTCATGTACCTGACGGCCGAGTTCGACAGCCGCCAGAACGCCACTTCCTGCGTTCTTGTCTTCCCGCAGCATAGCAGAAAGACATGGAACATCGCCCTCATCATCATCAACCAAGTGGTGGCTTTCTTGTTCCCTATGATAGCCATGGTCTACTGCTACGTCCACATCATCCTCACCCTCCGGCGCTCCAAGGGCTTCCAAAAACACAAGGCCCTCAAGGTAATCTTGGCCGTGGTGGTGGCCTTCTTCCTTTGCTGGTCACCTTACCACTTGGTGCAGTTCATCACCACGTTGCACCAGCTGGACCTCCTGGTGATAGATTGCCAGTGGGGGGACAACCTGGACATCGCCAGTATCGTCACCACCTGTTTGGGCTTCTTTCATTGTTGCCTCAACCCGCTGCTCTACGCCTTCATCGGGATCAAGTTCCGGAACAAGCTCTTGACCGTGTTGAGGAGATTTGGCTGCATCAATCAGAACTACTGGAACAGGCATTTCAGGCCGTCCAGTCAACCGAGAGATTCGAGTTGGTCCGAAAGCACAGACTGCTCATACACCACCTTCTAG